The nucleotide window AAGatctggtttgtaacccttcagattctaacatacctgtcttccccttgcatgccttatatagaagaatggtgcttcaattataaaacatgctacaacaaagatggaataggtactgaagaatagaaatgcatgacatattgacatgtatttcctccatccggaaataaatggatgggtctaggcgtatttcagttctagatacatccagttttatccatttctgcgacatgtaattcggatggagggagtatgatgtaagagctagggatacgacatgACAGCACAGTAAAAAACACtgaaaacccactgcagaaccaaagtaatcaaacccacggatatgagatagtacactcatgcagcccaggatgcaaaactaccaggcagttttccttacaaaattcaacattgtggcctttaatcatacattttgctacaactaaatttagatcagataaaggttggattcatgccgattaacaaaatacacgCTGATGCAAAAATacagtgatatacaacaggtacttacatctgcattggagcacagagaattcctgcaagaatctttcctcacagacgataccagtgcagaaattcttctatctattaagcttattttctaaagcAGAGATgtgtaagaaacatgtagaaaatatgatcagcatgctataaaatttcatgatgcaaggatacgcacacgcttcttagaatggagttcacattttttgctggactggagcggactagttttttggccactggaatctgcttattattagtaggagttgggtttctctgtgctggagcagtatctataaaaactgcagttggtttattatctcctggcgtttggatcttttgcaaagacctggcttgtaacccttcagattgtaacatagtcgtcttcctcttgcatgccttgtatagaagaatggtgcttcaattataaaacatgctacaacagagacatggaataggtactgaagaatagaaaggcatgacatattgatatgcatgtattacccatatcacgggccaagttagagaaaggaccttgtggggtgaagaggattcaacatctttctgcaagtcttctgaagaactgccctttagatgttccatcatattgggtatcattaacatcaagtttattggcctttacattgctccgtgatgttcttgtggatatatatatatatccctaataataaagcacggattgactccgtagGTTCACCATCACAATACGCTTCCGTCCAGTCGTAATACGCTTTTACGATTTATATAGACAAAATCGTTATAAACGAGGTGGTACTAATAGCTCGTCCGACCTGATACGTTTTACATATCGCTCGAGTTTGCACCGCCTGGGCCGAGCTCGTGCGTCACACACTTATCCTGGCCCAATGCGCCACCTGGGCCGAGCTCGTGCGCCACCCACCTATCCTGGCCCATTTAAGACATATCGAAGCAAAAATAGTGCTGGTGCAAAGAATCGAACACACAACCTCATGTTGAATAACTAGCGTCACTACCATTGGGCTGGCGGTGGTGGGTTGATAATGAGTAGCGTTGCTGTGCATAAGGGAGCTATCTCAGGGATTTTGGTCTATTCGCTTGTTTTAATGGTTGCACTGCTGCTGGATCTGCTATGTGGATAAGGAGGCTCTCTAGGTAAGGGTTTTTGGTCTATTTGCCTTTTTTTAATGGTTACACCTATCGGAAGCCGTTGAATGTTGCTATGTGTACTATCgattgcaaaaaaaagaatacgGAATGAGCACCGATTATATTTACTTGCTGTTATTTGTCGTACTATCATAGTTTAATGTTCATGCCTAACACATCTTATGAATACATTATCATATACAATAATTAAAAGTGAGTGAAATATTAGAATTAAATATTTCTTAACAGAGAAGGTAATTGGAGCACACTAGGGCTTGCTGACAACTAAGATATTCCTTAACTCTGGATGTCACCGATGTCATTGCTGAGATACAGAGGGGATACCGGGAGACGGAGGGATGAAGAGTAGAGAGAATGAGACAACAGAGCATCTTTCTCACGCTGGCTGGGAGGGGGGGAGCACTCCACTCCATTTTACCATCTCTCCCGCAGCTCTATGTGACATAATCATGCAATATCAAATAAATTTCATCCATTCAAAAAAAATTTGCTCCGTGAAAAAATCCTTCTATTTTTGAAATTAAATCCGTAGACCATAAAAGCATATTTTCGAGAGGATAAACGCGTAGACCATAAGATGTTGGTATTGTAGGGAGGTTTGTCCCAACGAAGAGATCATCATGTCGTGCATGTTGCTCGACCTGGGCCTTTCACAACCTGTGCTCGCCCAACTATCACGAAAATAAGGCAACAATAGCTAAAATAATTAATAAATTACAATGGAATCAAAATATATACTTTTTTTAATGGTGCAATTGGTTGGATTTTGAAATGCGTATTTCCTTAAAATTGGAAGACACCTTTTTtgtcccgttgcaacgcacgggtatttgtgctagtatatatatatatctccctaatctatccctaataataaagcacggattgactccgtgggttcaccgtcacaatacgttTTTTTTCTCATGTTATAATACGCTTTTATAATTTGTATGGACAAAATCGTAATATAAACAAGGTGGTACTAATTTGGCTCGGGTGCTGCGTAGGCAGAGGAGATATGCGAGGAGGTTGGCGATCTAGGCAGCAAGCGGCGGTAGCGGCAGGCTGAGACGGCATGCGGACGACCGCCAGGGGCGACAGCTTGCGGTGGTCGGAGCACGAGAGGAGCAGAGAGCAGCGGCGCGTCTGCGAGGGAAGATGACGGCGCATCCATTAGAGGCGACCTCGGGGCAGAGGGCGTCCAGTGGATCCTGGCCCTGGAGGCGGTCTTGGAGTGCCGCCGGCTGAAGCACGTTAGGAGTGACGACGGCTCCATGGGAGGCGACCTCGGGGCAGAAGGGGCGAGGGACCGGTAGGCGGCGGTCTGGTGGTGGTTCGCCAGGCGGCAGGGTCGGTCGGGCACGCGGGGATCGAGCGCCTCCCCTCTGATGGCGTTGAGCATAGCGGCACACGACCCCAAGACAACAGAGAGAACAGAGAGAGGAAAAAAAGGCTCAGTAGCGGCGATGGCGAGCGGCGGCAGTTTGATGACGAAGAAGGAGCTCGGCGAGACCCACGACGTCCTCCGCTTTGGCGTCAACGACAGCGTCCATGGCGACCTCGCGCTGGCGCACCCCGTCCAGGCCACCATCAAGGTAAACCCTCCTCGATCCGCCCCCGTTcattcccccaaaccctagcgcgtGCTGAATCggagtttttttcttttttttggtgCGCGCGCGTGTAGGAGGCCAAGTTCTGGGATAAGAAGAAGTTTGGGACCGAGGCCATCTACGGATCGACCTTCAACATCCGCAGGGATCTCGACACCTAGATCCTCTCCAGGTTGGTTCTCTCACTGCCCCCCTCCTGGAAATAGGTTTTGTCTAACTAAAGAGCCACCGGTATTAGATTTTTTAGCGGTATGATCTGGGAGCTGCAGTTGTTGGGGTTGTCAATTCGACCTTACTTCTTTTGTTTTGTTGAGCAAATCAGGGCCCCTACCTTTAGATTATTACATCTAGAAGCGCACACGCTTAACGCTTGTGAATGAGAGTTTTACAAACCAGAGCACAACGAGTGCATCCGGAGTGGTTGATGCATTAGGGAGAGAGGGGGAGTTCAGTTTTGCCAAATTAATAGGGAGCCTTTCATCTTTTCCTGCCCTGTGCGCCCATATTTTGACCAAATTCACACATTGTTTCATGACTGGAGGTATACTAATGTCATCAGAGACCTTTCGATTCCTTGCAAGCCAAATGGACCAGAGAGTATATGGTTCGCTATTTTTGTCTCACAGAGAAGCTTGTCACCCGTGTTAAAAATGCCAGCTAATTCTTTCACATCATCTAGCCTTATGCCCATAAGGCCCCATATATGTTTCATCCTGATGCACTTCAGAGTTAAATGTGCAAACGTTTCTTGGTCGTTGCATCCAAAGGGGCAGGTATCACCGTCGTCGAGTCCTTGCTTTTTAAGGAGCTCTTTGACTTTGATATGGTTTCTGATGAGCATCCAGgcaatttttttcctttttttggtGACGAGCAGTCCCAAATACACCGATAAATGAGCTCAGTACATCCTCCAAAATTCATAAGCTGATGGGATTTCCTGACTGAAAATTCCACTGAGTGGTTCATTCTAAGAGCTCGTTTATCCAAGGATCCAACCTTGAGATAGACAGAACTGAGGAATTGAGCTAGAACCTTGAGTTCGCTGTTGGCCTGATCAGATGTAATATGCTGTGCGTGCACAGTCCATTCCCCACCTCTCCTGCAGTCAGCCACAGAGATGTTTGGCCTAAATCCTGAAAGAAGTTAGAAGAAAAATCATCTGGGCCTGGCTTTTATCTTGTGGAATATCTTTAGTCACTTCCCAAATCTCTAAGTAAAATGTGTAGGTAGGCTGGATAAATCAAATGAATTTGGATACAACAGGTTCAGATCGATAAAAGTAAAGTGGACATGACTGCAAGGTTTAAATTCAAACatatttgaatttaattcaaatgggtaaCTAGGACTAGGTTCTAGaaagtgcccaaaaatgttgagatttTTTGTGTGAAGCTTTGATAAATGCAGAAAGATTTGTGGGCAAGGATTTGGGGAATTTGAGATGGCTTTAATTTAAACAAGTCATCTTTAGTGCTGCTGGACTGTAACAGTCAGACATACCATCGACCCTAAGGCTCTTTTTTTAAACAGAGTATGAGACGCTAACGCTCTTTTCGTGATTAATGATTGGCATACATTTCTTTTAGACTTTATTATCATGCTGGATTCTACGTTGTTGTGTATTTTGTTTGACGCGACAACTAGTGTGTTCTTCGTAGTGAATTCACTATGGGACATTATACTTATgtataacaacaacaaaattgGAAAAAGAAATACATTAATTTtgtttctcccgttgcaacgcacggacatATGTACTAgttaataataaagcacggattaaGTCTCCGGGTTCACGTCACGGCGTTTTTCTAAAAGAGTCCATGTGGTTTAGAGGAATCAACCCGCAATCTACAGCAATCTGACCgtaaaaagtgaaaaaaaaaacGATTCATACGCGGCCTGACTCGCCCGTCGTTGACATCGCAGCCCGCACGAGAACACGAGggttccgccgccgccgcacccacATCCATCCTCTCCGCGATGCCCGTCCTCGCTCCGCCGTCGTCGAATCCGGTCGAGCTCGTCAGGATTCGCCGCATCTCGCGCGACGCCCATCCCGTGCACCCAGCCCCCGCTAACGACGGGCGCCCAGCACCATCGACGGCGCGCGCCTCCAGCATCCACCTCCCTAGGAGAGCTCCTCCTGCCTCCGGCGGAGGCGCATGAGCCGAGCCCGGCCATAACACGCCCGTGGCCGTGGCCAACAACAACCTCCAGGCTGCATCAGCGTTCGGTGGTATGTGCATGCTTTCCACTGATTGATTTTGAGTGCAAGATTTTTCTGAGTTGGGGCATCACCCATGGGTGTTGTGTACATGTTCAATACACACAACCGTTTCTCTTATGACTTCTTCACTTAATGGTCAGACACAATTTAGCAACCGTGAATAGACGCCTAATAGGTTTGTTAGCTGCTTCCGAATGTTCATAATGTATAAAATGATTCAATTTTACTATGATTTTGTTTGAGAAGTTGAATCTGCAACGTACTGATAACATTGACTACATACACCAACACTGCAGGCCAACTCTTGATGGATTTCCAATGTGCCTCCGGCCTCCCATTTTTTTTTTCAGAATCTACTCCAATGAGTGAATCATAGCCACCAATAAACAGGCACCCAGTGAAGATGTCACACTTTGATGTGAAGTGCCTGGTACAAATCCTTAATGCTCAATTAATATTTGTTCGTTAACTAGCTCCCTGGAAGTGTCAAATGACTTCAGACCAattctagcattgaacctattaTCATTTTATACAGAGATCACATTCATCACCAGGAAGGTTCAAGATGTTCCGCATCAAAGGCGTCGGCAGTGCTACAAGAGTTGAAGAAAGACGAGGTTTTGGTGTTGTTACTACTATCTGTGAAGTGTCAAACCTGCCGAAGAAGGCATGCCTATTTTTCTCGTTGTGTTCTGATGCCGATAAATAAACCCAAGTGTGAGAAAAATGTTGGCGAACAGATAACAAAAGCTATCCGGACTGATGTCAGAAAATTATTATGGTAACAATAAACTATACTATGTTTTAGGGAACTATAAAACAAAGTCGTTTACTGTGGTAGAAAAAAGTAGTACAGTCAATCATGTACCTTTACAACAGAGAAACAGGGGATATGCTGTGGAAAAAACGGCATATGATAAAAGCACAGACTTAAAATGAATGCTCATGTTTTCTTCCTATAAAAGAGAACTCTTATCATATTATGATTGATTACAAGGACTACACTTAATTGATTTGTTTTCTGTTAGGAAGAAAATATGTTGTTGACGGGGATTTTAAAAAGCTTGAGGTGGTACCGAACGGGAAACAGGTAAATTTCTTTTGTCAATTTTCATACAGGTTTAACGCTTCTACTGTGTTCCAACCTCCCGCCTGGTAGTATCTCTATAATGGTGTTGTGACCTGGCTTGATGTTCTGCATTATATATACAATTTCCTCCATGTATCATTGCTAATTGTTTTCCGTACTGTGGTATGCCGATGCCGATTTTACTCATCAGTCTTATCTTTGTGTCACAGTTCATGGAGTTATTTGAGGTATCATCCTTTTGATATAGAGGTGGCATTCCCATTGTGTATT belongs to Triticum urartu cultivar G1812 chromosome 7, Tu2.1, whole genome shotgun sequence and includes:
- the LOC125520862 gene encoding uncharacterized protein LOC125520862 isoform X4, whose translation is MSHFDVKCLRSHSSPGRFKMFRIKGVGSATRVEERRENMLLTGILKSLRWYRTGNSSWSYLRQLHFKHRVDLRPDTGEARDDSSSRWPLTTARKLEKTSTSLSLA
- the LOC125520862 gene encoding uncharacterized protein LOC125520862 isoform X2 → MSHFDVKCLRSHSSPGRFKMFRIKGVGSATRVEERRENMLLTGILKSLRWYRTGNSSWSYLRYHPFDIEVAFPLCITNLNWQLHFKHRVDLRPDTGEARDDSSSRWPLTTARKLEKTSTSLSLA
- the LOC125520862 gene encoding uncharacterized protein LOC125520862 isoform X3, whose protein sequence is MSHFDVKCLRSHSSPGRFKMFRIKGVGSATRVEERRGFGVVTTICEVSNLPKKEENMLLTGILKSLRWYRTGNSSWSYLRQLHFKHRVDLRPDTGEARDDSSSRWPLTTARKLEKTSTSLSLA
- the LOC125520862 gene encoding uncharacterized protein LOC125520862 isoform X5; translated protein: MSHFDVKCLRSHSSPGRFKMFRIKGVGSATRVEERRGFGVVTTICEVSNLPKKEENMLLTGILKSLRWYRTGNSSWSYLRYHPFDIEVAFPLCITNLNWYLPN
- the LOC125520862 gene encoding uncharacterized protein LOC125520862 isoform X1, yielding MSHFDVKCLRSHSSPGRFKMFRIKGVGSATRVEERRGFGVVTTICEVSNLPKKEENMLLTGILKSLRWYRTGNSSWSYLRYHPFDIEVAFPLCITNLNWQLHFKHRVDLRPDTGEARDDSSSRWPLTTARKLEKTSTSLSLA